Part of the Drosophila pseudoobscura strain MV-25-SWS-2005 chromosome 2, UCI_Dpse_MV25, whole genome shotgun sequence genome, CGTAGGTCTGTAGCTTCTGCTGACGCACTTGCTCCTTTTGGACATTCTTGTAGGTGAGTTTGGTGAGATCAACCTCAGAGCTGGGCGCTATGAAGCCATCTCCGTTGTAGTTCTTCAGCTCCGGCATGCGCGGCAGTTGCAGCAGTCCGTAGGCAGTGGCCATCTTACCAAGATCCAGATCTTTCAGTCGCAAAATCGCGCTGCACTCGTGCTTGGTGTAGGCCCGGACATGAGAGACAAAGGCACGCATTCCCTTGTCGTAGACTCCCTTGTCCGCTCTCTGCAGTCGATGCAATTGCTCCAGAACGGACGGAAGTTGGGGATCCGAGGGGCCAGCCTCGTCGTTGGGAAGTTCATTGAGTTCTACCCTTTGGTTGATCTTCAAGAAGTGAATATAGGAATCCTCGCTGGGCAGGAGAAAGACGAGGGCGTTGCCATCGTTTCCCTGACGGGCAGTGCGTCCCACACGGTGCACAAAACTGGACGCATTCGAGGGCGGGTCCCACTGCACGACCCACTCGATCTCGGGCACGTCCAAGCCGCGGGCCAGCACGTCTGTGCAGAGGAGCACAGACTCCGGCTCATTGCGAAACTTTTCCACCACGATGGCTCGCTTGTTCTTCATCTTGCCGTGGATTCCCAGAACACTGCGCTTGGGCAGCAGAGGGGGCAAGGCTTCCGCCCAGTACTCCACGCAGGCACAAGTAGGAAAGAAGACCATTACCTTACCAGTGCGTGTGGCCGGGGACGAGAGGAACTGCAGCAGGGCCACGAACTTTTCCTCGGGCTCGACGATTCTATAGAAGTTCTGCAGTCTCGCTGGTGTGTTCACGGAAGCCTTCTCCTTGACCGAGACCAGAACGGGATTACGTAGGCCAGCACGGATCAGGTCCGTCACCTCGGTGGTCTGTGTGGCCGAGAAGAGGCCCGTTCGCCGCTGTCTCGGCAGGTAGCCAAGTATGTTGTTGACACTCGTCTTGAATCCCAAGTCCAGTAAGCGATCCGCCTCGTCCAGCACCAAAAACTCCAGGCTCTTGACGCGCGCTGCCAAATTCAGGTCATCTCCTTTGCGCTGAAACAAATCCTCCAGCCGGCCCGGCGTGCACACCAGTATGCAGGGTGTTTCCTTCCTCAGTGTCGCAATATCCTCCTCAATACTGTTGCCGCCCACAATCAATTGCTGGTTCAAGTGCTCCAGATCCTCGTGGGCCAGAAACTGGGCCAGCACCTCGGATATCTGTCGCGCCAACTCTCGTGTGGGTGAGATGATCAATGCACCGATCTCCTTAGGGCCCCAGGGTCGCTCCCTGTGCCGTCTCTGCAGAATCTCCAGTAATGGCACCAGAAATGCCAGCGTCTTGCCGCTGCCCGTGACGGCCTCGGCGGAGACATCCTtgagggccagcagcaggggaATGGCCGCCGTCTGCACTGGCGTCATATCCCGAAAGCCAAAGCTTTGAATAACCTCCAGTACGGCATCTGAGAGTCGCGGCTTGTCCAGAGAGGTCCATTTTTTGCGAGACatttttgtaaacaaaaacacacgTGCGCCCCgtcgaccctcagaaatataccgtcctatacatattcctcgtttttgatattccgtcgaatattactagctatatagaacatttggccatgcccacataattttatacgattaatgaatcaattttctacaagattggatagttttttatccttgcttttattgtatttattgtaaaaaaaggtttaaacgaaaaagtccAACCAAAAAagagtcgcaatgttgctggtatttgaagacgtgatgcgtgtatagacctttgtacaccctatttcgctaattttatatgaagatcaaacgtaatttattaagaccttttctcaaattgatattctttagacatattcaagtacctttttagtatcttgtatatatttatctcgatcctgagccttggaagacaaacgtattcacaattctataacatccatttcccccagggtatgtgtgcatggaattagcaacatgtttgtgtatggaatgggactcattgttgcaatagcgaaactgcggcgaatcgggtattgcctatatttcaagctatatagatttgcccacttagctttatcccatagataaatgcattttctacaagattgcttctttaaATTACCTTTGCGTAatttattttgactaaaatacggttttcaagtaaatgttgccgcaactttaTACTCATACTttggactcattgttgctaaagcgaaactgcggcgaattcaaattcgattcaaaaaaacgaccaattcctcatattctttgttccgttgaataatactatctatatggaacatttagccatgcccactcaattatgtacgattgatgaatcaattctatacatgattggcctattcgaaatacttgcatttattggatttttatataaaatttaaaattaaattaatagatgacaaaaataccatttagcactaaaaaacaccacatgggagcgcggcgaaaaccagtttctacagtatatatggtctcacttgaaaaatataccgagtggggcgcgccaaatcgaacttttttgaatgtgagcgacaaggacctttatctatgcccacatagttttgtCCGATTAATGactcaattttctacttgactggcatATTTTTGATGATGATTGATGAAAACCACTCTGTTGAAAATTGTAAGTTTGCCATTCGCAGTGAATCGCAGTGTGCCCGCTAAAATTCAAACTTGGAAACAGGTTAAATAAATGCGCATTTATTccaaatatttagttttaaaatactgtaaaatatatatattcaattaTGTAAATACATCGCAGTGAACTAAATACACAATTTATATAGTACTTCGTTAGACACTAAATACAACTTTGCCGTTTCCTTTTACATCGTAAGATTCACTTAAttagagatacatatatttatttattgtatatttaaatagcTATATAAGGCCCCCACAAAACAGTCCGGGCGCTGGATGAGCGAGTGAAATGAATGTTGAATGCAATTTTcgaatacaacaaaaataaaataataaacacaTACGATTTTAAGTTGTATTTACTAAAATTTATGGACGTGGTCACTTTACCAAAGGGTAATTTCAGGAATTGTTCGTAAAATTACAATTTCGACCTCTGAACCACTGAAACggctttcatttgatttgatttccaaAGGGGGTTATTGgattattgttgtttctgcatgCCTGAAAGTGGGCCGTTTGGCCTAACACCCAGATTCTTGTAGGCCTTTCCGCCATTGCGCTCCCATTCCCGATTGAATTCATGGTCCAGAATCTCGGCGCCACGCTTTCGAGTAAGACCCGTCTCCTCCAGGCTCAGCTCGCACATCTGCATGTCGTCTGTGCCGGCAACCAACAGAATCGGCGGCTTGTCCGCATGCAATTCCATCTGACGGGCGATCCACTGGCCATCAAAGTGGGCATACCACAGGCCACGCttggctttaaaaaaaaaaaacaatattatATCATGATTGTAGGTTCTATGGGTGAAACTTACTGTTGTCCGGGGCATTGGCTCGCATGAAGGGTATGCGGAAGTAGCGATGTTGGGCCGTCACAATCTGTTGAATGGGCTGCACAATCGGGGGCTGCTTGAAGGCTGTCGAGATGGTGGGTTTATAGAGATGGCGGCTTCCCTGGCACACTTGTAACTTACCAGCTTCCATAACGCTGCGTGGTGCACGCTCGTTCTCATCCATGGTGGTGCGTTTGCGATTCTTTGCCTTCCAGGCATGATACACCTTCAATCGGCGATGGAACTCCTGACGACAGGCCTACAAAAAAATGACAGTTAATAATTTTCCATTGGTAAATTCCGATCCGCCCTACCTCCAGCAGCTCAATATCACAGGACGTGTTGATAGCGTCGCGCAGCTCCGAGTACTTCCATTTGGACAAGTCGTACTTCTGCTTGCCCAGGGCCTGTTGCTGTGCCCGAACATTGTCCGATCTATAGTTGCACAGTAAAGTTATGGATTAGTATATcgatatttaaaacaaatgcAAGTTAAAGCGCAAGCAAAAAGTGAGTCATTGATGGCATTACAATGGGAGGAATTTACTGGCAAAAGACTTGCGAGAGAATAGACTAAAAGCCGATGTGAATTATAGTAGTAGGTGTTTTTTACGGATGATTCGGATTAGTGGACATGAGCTCTTTACTTTAGGTAGGGGTTAgtaattttagttttagtgAGAGAATGTTTTCAAAACCAGCACCAACTCACTTATTCAAGTACCGCGAAGCAATGTTTGACACAACTTGTGtaaaacttttgtttttaaaaaagaATATACAGAAAGTTAAAGCATATAGAAAGAAAAGTAAATATGTCGTTCGTATATCCAATTAGTGAAAGCAAGAAGAGATTGACAAAATTTACAAGAGTTTACAAGAgtattgtacatatttatgtataaacATTATAAAGCGTGCTATACCTGATCAATTTGTTGGAACCCATGGGAGAGGCGTCATTGATACCActgtgttgttgtgttttcaGTTTTTCGGATGTGTTTTTTGggtggtttttgtgtgtgtttgtggatGGTGTGGAGAGTAGATTgcgtgtggaggggggaaaagggaaaaagttGGTGAGTTTTCAGGAATATTTCAGTagattaaattataaaatctAATAAACCACGTCACAAGATATCTGTATATACAATTGTTGTCTCCCCCGAGTCAAATATAATTCGTAAAGCCCTTATCTTATCACCCAAATATTTATAATGGAATCCCCAATAATTGAGGATTTCGTTGCCTACACCTCACCCTCTTCATTTCCTATAAAATGTTATGTTTCCCCAATTTTGTTCCAGAAACTACTCAACATACTTGCGTATAACAGGGGGACTGTCTTCCACCTGGCCATTGGATTCGCTGGCGAGGCGCAGGGCCAATTCATGATCGCGTCGTTCCTGTTCAAGCTGCTGGCGATATTTGGCATCGTCCTTGGCCTCCTTTTGGAGCTGTTCCTGCAGTGCCAGAGCAGCGCGACGATCCTCCTCTTCCTGACGCAATCGCTGCGCTTCTGCATGCTTGCGGCGTGTCTCCATCTCGACTTTTCTGTGGGATCGAATATTTAAAAACCGTTTTACTAATGTGAATTTTCTACTAACAGTCGCTTGTTTTCGGCTTCTTCGCGTTGGCGGTTCTCTTCTGCCTCCTTCGCGGCCCGTTCGGCCTCCAGGGCCTCTTGAATCTTGCGCAGTCGTTCCTGCTCATcggcttgctgctgctcctttagTTTGGTATTCAGATCAACAGTCAGCTTATTCATATTGGCCATCACCACAGTGTACATGGAGTCGATTTCGCGTTGGGTAATGCGGGGATTCCACTGAAAGAAAGAACCCGGTTAGAAGGGTTGGGGTACAGCTGAATAGAATAAGTCTCACGACATACCTTGATAGTTTTAATGGCTTCATCGATCTGCTTGTAGATATCATTAACACCGCCAACGATTTCGTCGCGTCCCATCTTCAGTCCGTTGGCGATTTCGATTGTCTTGAGAGTGTTCGTTCGGATCTTGTTGATCTTGGCAATGCCTTGGTAGCGTGGTCGATGCTGCTTCCTGGCCAGAAATCCGCGAGCAATGCGCTGGGCCATCAGAACGCACTTGTTGCGGAAGATGATGCGATTGCGCACTGAGTAAGAACAATTCATTTCAATCAAGAGAATATACTTCAAAGAGATCTAAGGATAACTCACGCTTTATGACGCACAGAGCTCCCAGCGCGGACTTGACCCAACGCGAGCGAATCAGCCACTTCTTTACCTTGGCCACAATGGCCAGCATATTCTCAGGATCGGAGCGCATGATGCGATCAAACTCCACAAACTTGCCGGGCCGGAAGAAGACCTTGGTGATGCCAAACTTAAAGTCCTTTGCACTTAGATTGAGGGACTGGAACATGGCCTCGCAGAAGGTGCGAGCCGGCAGTGAGACCAGCTCTGGGGGCAGCACGGACTTGTACATGTTGTACAGATCGGCGAATAGCACACGCGATGGGAAGCCATGCTCCATGAGCTCCAGCACCGATATGGTGCCCGAGCACTTCAGCTGGGCCAGAGCCAAGCTGCCCTCGAACTGGCGATCGACCATCTTGCTGTTGGGTTTGATGCAGCGGATAAAGTTTGTGCCCTGCGGGGAAGCAACAATCATTAGTCGAAGGGCAGCGACAGGAAATGGGTTCTCTACTCACATTCTGCTCTAGTTTCTCCATCAATTCCCCCAACTGCGTCTTGAATTTGGAGCCCACGGAGATGAAGTTCAGCTTGCCCCGAATGGAAGTGGTGCTGCCCGAGGGGAAGAGGCTCCTCAGCAGGGGATTCACGCATTCCTGCATTAGGGCCTCCAGGGAGGCGTGCAGGGCATCGTTGTTCTTCTCGATAAACTGTTCGGTGTTGTAGCAGACGGCGCCGGCAAAGTGACGCACCAGGAAACCCTCCTCGTCGCGCAGCGTGCGGTGAGCCTTGAGACGCGAGGATCGTGGCAGACCCAGGCGATAGTGATTCGCCCAGGACTTGTGGACCTCGGCAGTGAAGTGACATGGCGATGGCTTCGGCAGCTTGGACTCCTCGTCGAGCAGCGTGAAAATGCCATTGGACTTGGCCTCGATCAGCTCGATGATGTCTTGGTTGTCGGTGAACGTGATCTCGGGCACATTGAGACCCTCGCGCTTGTACAGCTCCTGCTCGTTCTTCAGGATGTTGTCGTTGAAGAACTTTTGTAGCTTCTCGTTGCAATAGTTAATGCAGAACTGCTCGAACGAGTTTACGGTGAAGTACTCGAAGCCCGCAATGTCGAGGACTCCAATGTAGAAGTTGGATGCTTGGAAGGGTATGCTCTGATTAATGAGACCCACGATCCGATCGAAAAGGCGACTGTAAATGGCCTTGGCCAACGCATCGCGGGCGTTGCTCGCCTCGTAGATCTTCAAAGGAACCCTGCGAGGATCGAGTggataaataaaatagaaagATCAAAGTGAAATGAGTCCCACTTACATGATAACCGTGCCCTTGAAGCCGCCTCCTTTGCTCTGCATCACGCGAGACACTAAAGCCGTACGCAGCTCCGTTTGATCCACGCCCAAGAGTCCGCTGGTGATAGTCACCGAGTGCTCCGTGGCTTCCGACACCTGACAGCCCCCCCGCACATCGTCGGGTATCTCCTCGAAGGCAATGTTACCCAAGTGCAGAACGGCAGCCACCAGCGAGTAGATGCCTAACTTCTCCTCCTCCGAGAGACCCAATCGACCAAGGGCCTTGTCCAGATTCTGAAAGTGCTGATAGTCATCGATAATGGGATCCTTGAGAGGGCCCTTCTGCTGGTGATTCTTCGACTTTTGAGAGCCGGGAATGAGTTGCTCTGTCTTGGCATTGGCAAAGTACTGCGTGCAGCCGGAGAGATACTAAAGACCGAGAAATATACGACTCATGAGTAAGGATTGAGAAGCGAAGCGATCTCTTTGTACGAACCCTATAGTCATCTGGTTTTCCCAAATGTAGCTTGTCGCGCAACTGCTGCGGTGCTCCGGCCAGGAGCATGTAGAAGACATGGTAGTTGCGCTCCTCCGCACTCTGCGTGCAGATGCGACTCTTCTCCAGCAGATAGTGGGAGATGTAGCCGCCGACCACCTGGCACTTGGCATCGTAGTGCACCTCAATGAACTTTCCAAAGCGCGAGGAGTTATTATTTCGAGTGGTTTTCGCATTGCCAAAAGCTTCCAGCACAGGATTGGCTAACAATTGGATGGATCTCTGTCAGTAAACGCACAATTTCTGGGGTATAAATAATTGGCTTACCATCTAGGATCTTGGTTTCTATGGGGCCTGCACTGTCGTGTGAGTAGCACAGGAATTTTAGCAGGTATTTGGTGGACTCCGTCTTACCGGCACCCGACTCCCCGGACACTATGATGGACTGCGAGAGTTTATAGACACGCATATCCCGTATCGCCTTATCCGCTGTAGGAAGACCACAGTAGAGGTTATCGTTCTATCTATATAGTCGTGTCAAGGCACTCACCAATGGCAAAGACATGCGGCGGCAGTTCGCCCAGCGAACGGCCATTGTACTTCTTGATGGTATCGGGTGCATAGAGCTCCTTGATCTCACGGTACGGATTCACGGCGATCAGTATATTGGCCACATAGGTCTACGTTaaaccggatataagtttatTCCAGTTTCGTTTATTCTACGGGTTATTTCAAGTACTCACGTAGATCTTGTCTTTGTAGTAACGTGTCTTCAGATTGTCCAGAAATGTGGCCTCGTTGAGCAACATGAGTTCGCCTGGAAATTCAAGTAAAGTTACAATCAAGTAGGTTAGTAAAACGTCTGGGGCCTGATGCGAGACTTTATGGCTCTTAACTACTTTCCCCCTGCCTTCTGGGAGGCAGGGCTTAGGTCGGGGGTCatgcaagcagcaagcagcaagcgtGGCTAATGGTTCTGATGTTTACGTGAGGGAACATTGCCATCTGATCGTCGTGAAACACGGTCATGAAACAGGGGATTTTGCAAACATTAAAGATCCAGAGATCTCATCTGTCACGTAGTTAGAAAGATCATGCTCAATTTGAAACTAATGCACTGGAAAGACGTGTTCTAAATACTTGGAAATTTCTACGCCAAAGCGGTGTTATCTACTGGGGTAGATAAGATTCGCCGATGCTGTAGATATAGTCTTCACGAATAATATCAATAAGCGATATTTGCTTGCTCCACTCCAATGTTTGTTCTTTCCCTTTCTTTTCGCATTTATGTAACATTTTCAAGGGTAGATAATAGGCCTGGGCCCCCCACACAGTGGGGCGGTTTCCCATGAGAGATTACTTACAGTTATCATCATGATCCTGTGGTCCATCGCACGAGGAGTGAATGTCATCGTAGCTGCAAGTACGCTTCGGATATTTCCGATCGATTGGCGTGACCTCGAACTCCTTGGTACCGATTTCCGTAATGCGACCCTGTATATACCCCTCGGTGGGATCCCTCGCCCACACGAGTTGGGTGTCCTCCAGCATTTTGCGCACTGAAAGAGGGAACGAAACAAGAAAAATCCAAAAGTTAATATGTACTATTATTTATAACTGGTAATGGATTGCTGAAAGGTATGACGCGGAGCAGTATCACTCCAAAAATCTTATCTACCTCGTCGGCTGCTACGAATATTAccaacacacagagagagagagagaggaacgAGGAGCCCaaacaaataccaaaaaaaacgCGGCTGTGATCTAGAGTTCCTGAATTCCGAATGGCAACTGTGGAGCGTACTCAGCTGTAGCGATCACCGATCACCGATGtcggcgctgctgctgctgcttccagcGTCGCTCTCTCTGGAACAGTCATTAAGGCCCGCTTTGCCGCTCTGCTGCCGGCAGGggggagccacagccacagccataggCCATAGTAGGGGACCGGACCGGTGTTTTATGGGTACGTTTTGGATGAACGTGAACATTTCTTAGCTATTAACTCTACCTGTGCTTTgccctctctctggctcttttATTTGCTCTCTggctcgcgctctctctctctctctctccgcctATTGTTCTCGACTGTCGCAGTGGCAGTATGTATACCCTGTACTCCTAGATTGCAAGGGTCTGTAAGTGCCGACACACGCCGCCAAAGTAAACACAACGAATCTGACTTTCTATCGAGTCTCAATAACTATCAAGGAATACCTATAATATCGGCAATGACCTACACGTGGTATCCCATTGTCGACTCCCTCGTCTAAGCCATTCTCTCTTGTTCTGTCTCTTGGTTTCGCCTGCTTCTTTTGCCTCTCGCTTCGTGTCTACTTCGCTGGTTACCTTTCTTGGTCATGCACTGACTCTGACTCATGGGCGTAGTGGTGTCGTTCTGCAGTGGAGTTGATAAGCGGCGGCCCTGCGTGTAggtgtctctctcgctctctctctctctctctcactccacAACAAAGCAGCGGCCTTGTTATGGGATTTGCTAAACACCTCTGTTAAACCGCTGGGGCCAGCTCTAGCATCAATCTGTTTAAATAGTCGGATATATGGATAGAAAACCGCAAGCTTTCACAGTGCCCCTTTCCCTTCTCTCTATGTAAGGGTACTtgtgtatctctctctctctgtctctctacgGGTTATCTGATTTCGGAAAGCGAGACGATGACGTTGGAAATTGtttcagcagcagcgtcaaGGTGAAATTCATTTATTTCGCTCTCGCTGGGTTAATGGTGCACCAGGGTTCGGGGCGCCTTTGCCGTCTGTCTGCATCCCTTTCCCCCTCTCTACTGTTTCCTCTTTGAACTGCACTTcattagtgtgtgtgtgtagtcaCTGCGACAGTTTTGGAGATGGGATTTGTTTGGGGaagaagagcgagagaacaAATAGATTTACTGTTGGATCTCCCTGCTCCTCCATTCGCTCCCCGCATTCATCAAGATAAATTTGTTTCAAAGTGCTAAATTATTAAATGATTGTTGGGCATTCATTATATTATGTGTTTCGCCAAATGAGTCGTCGTCCGTCAGTTCGCGTTCTGTTTTGTGggggtttgtttgtttgggtttGCTTTGACGCGTGAGAGAAAAAAATTGACGACGGATTTCGAATCAGTGGGTTCTGAGAACGATGATCTGGgcctgtgtgtgggtgtttcgCCTATACCCTGTTTATGCCAAGGGTAGTACTATTTTGGGGAGATTTTTGCTTTTGCGAAATCGTTATAAAAATCGGAATCGCCAAGATCGAATTAGTATATCATATAGATCAGAAAGTCTCTGAAAAGCCCTCCTCTGTACCTAAAGATACTCCAATCAAGCTCATCAATCCATCAATATCGGAGCACTTTCAATCTGAAAGAGTATAAAGAACTTCGACTCCCGAAATTAGGCTTCCAATTTGTATTCTGTATTGTGGGTGCAGCAACACCTATAATTACTGGTGTTGTTCTCTAGAATCGTTTAACGACTCGTGATTTGTAGAAAAAAGCTTCAGAAATGTGTCCTATAGAGCTAGCGCTTGGAGAGAACCGATTTGTATTACCTTA contains:
- the jar gene encoding myosin heavy chain 95F isoform X2, with amino-acid sequence MDFYTSNKELHNPGTVRKMLEDTQLVWARDPTEGYIQGRITEIGTKEFEVTPIDRKYPKRTCSYDDIHSSCDGPQDHDDNCELMLLNEATFLDNLKTRYYKDKIYTYVANILIAVNPYREIKELYAPDTIKKYNGRSLGELPPHVFAIADKAIRDMRVYKLSQSIIVSGESGAGKTESTKYLLKFLCYSHDSAGPIETKILDANPVLEAFGNAKTTRNNNSSRFGKFIEVHYDAKCQVVGGYISHYLLEKSRICTQSAEERNYHVFYMLLAGAPQQLRDKLHLGKPDDYRYLSGCTQYFANAKTEQLIPGSQKSKNHQQKGPLKDPIIDDYQHFQNLDKALGRLGLSEEEKLGIYSLVAAVLHLGNIAFEEIPDDVRGGCQVSEATEHSVTITSGLLGVDQTELRTALVSRVMQSKGGGFKGTVIMVPLKIYEASNARDALAKAIYSRLFDRIVGLINQSIPFQASNFYIGVLDIAGFEYFTVNSFEQFCINYCNEKLQKFFNDNILKNEQELYKREGLNVPEITFTDNQDIIELIEAKSNGIFTLLDEESKLPKPSPCHFTAEVHKSWANHYRLGLPRSSRLKAHRTLRDEEGFLVRHFAGAVCYNTEQFIEKNNDALHASLEALMQECVNPLLRSLFPSGSTTSIRGKLNFISVGSKFKTQLGELMEKLEQNGTNFIRCIKPNSKMVDRQFEGSLALAQLKCSGTISVLELMEHGFPSRVLFADLYNMYKSVLPPELVSLPARTFCEAMFQSLNLSAKDFKFGITKVFFRPGKFVEFDRIMRSDPENMLAIVAKVKKWLIRSRWVKSALGALCVIKLRNRIIFRNKCVLMAQRIARGFLARKQHRPRYQGIAKINKIRTNTLKTIEIANGLKMGRDEIVGGVNDIYKQIDEAIKTIKWNPRITQREIDSMYTVVMANMNKLTVDLNTKLKEQQQADEQERLRKIQEALEAERAAKEAEENRQREEAENKRLKVEMETRRKHAEAQRLRQEEEDRRAALALQEQLQKEAKDDAKYRQQLEQERRDHELALRLASESNGQVEDSPPVIRNGINDASPMGSNKLIRSDNVRAQQQALGKQKYDLSKWKYSELRDAINTSCDIELLEACRQEFHRRLKVYHAWKAKNRKRTTMDENERAPRSVMEAAFKQPPIVQPIQQIVTAQHRYFRIPFMRANAPDNTKRGLWYAHFDGQWIARQMELHADKPPILLVAGTDDMQMCELSLEETGLTRKRGAEILDHEFNREWERNGGKAYKNLGVRPNGPLSGMQKQQ